CTATAGGGATCTGGGTCTATGATACAGCAACGAATGAAGAGGTCGCGCTACTCACAGGACATACGGATAGCGTCTATAGCGTGTCGTTCAGTCCGGATGGCACCACAATCGTTAGTGGGAGTAAGGATAATACCCTTCGTATGTGGGATATAAACACCGGTGAACACTTGAAAACGCTCACAGGACATACGGATTGGGTCAACAGCGTGTCGTTCAGTCCAGATGGCACGACAATCGCAAGCGCAAGTGAGGACGATACCGTTCGTGTGTGGGATGCAAGCACCGGTGAACCCCTGAAAACGCTCACAGGACATATCGATGATGTCTTGAGTGTATCGTTCAGTCCAGATAGCAGAACCCTCGTTAGCGGAAGTTTGGACGGTACCGTCCGTATATGGGATACACACACAGGCGAACACTTGAAAATGCTTACAGGACATACGGCTTGGGTCTGGAGTGTGTCGTTCAGTCCGGACGGCACCACAGTCGCAAGCGCAAGTTTGGACAATACCGTCCGTGTGTGGAATGCAGCCACAGGCGAAAACTTGAAAACGCTCATGGGACATACGGGATATGTCACCGGTGTGTCGTTCAGTCCGGACGGCACGACAATCGCAAGTGGAAGTAGGGACGCTACTGTCCGGTTGTGGGATGTCGAAACAGGCGAACATCTAAAAACGCTCACAGGACATAAGGCTTGGGTCTGGAATATGGCGTTCAGTCCTGATGGTAGAACCCTCGTTAGTGGAAGTGACGATGATACCCTCCGTATATGGGATGCCGAAACAGGTAAACACTTGAAAACTCTCACTGGACATACGGGGCATGTCACCGGTGTGTCGTTCAGCCCGGATGGCACGACAATCGCAAGCGCAAGTGAGAACGCTGCTCTCCGGTTGTGGGATGCCGAGACAGGAAAACTCCTGAAGACTCTCAAAGGACATACGGAGAGTGTTAGGAGCGTGTCGTTCAGTCCAGATAGCAGAACCCTCGTTAGTGGGAGTGAGGACGCTACCGTCCGGTTGTGGGATGTAGCCACAGGCAAACGCCTGAAGACTTTCAGACACATGGGGGCTGTCTGTAGTGTATCGTTCAGTCCGGATGGCGCGATAATTGTTAGTGGGAGTGAGGACGCTACCGTCCGGTTGTGGGATGCAGCCACAGGCAAACGCCTGAAAGCTGTCATAGGACATAGGAGAGATATCTATAGCGTGTCCTTCAGTCCGGATGGCACGACAATCGTAATCGGAAGTGAGAACGCTGCTCTCCGGTTGTGGGATGTAGCCACAGGCAAACGCCTGAAGACTCTCAAAGGACATATGAAGAGTGTCAGGAGCGTGTCCTTCAGCCCGGATGGCACCATAATCGCAAGTGGAAGTGAGGACGCTACTGTCCGGTTGTGGAACGCAAACACAGGCAAACTCCTAAAGACTCTCATGGAGCATAGAGGGAGTGTTAGGAGTGTGTCATTCAGTCCGGACAGCATGACAATCGTTAGTGGAAGTGAGGACGATACCCTCCAGGTATGGGATGTCGAAACAGGAAAAGTCCTGAAAACCCTCATAGGACATACGGGGCATGTCACCGGTGTGTCGTTCAGTCCGAATGGCTCCACAATCGCAAGCGGAAGTGAGGATGGCACGGTGCTGCTATGGGATGTCCACACTCGTTAACACCGGAGATAATCCAACTCGACACTTATCCCAATCCCGCCGCATGCCTCCCCGCAGCTGGATCACCAGCAGCATAGAACGTTCCATTCTCTTTGTCGATATGGAGCATGGAAGGCGCGGCAATAGCACCGCCATGCGCCCTGAGTTGATGCCCACGATTACCAAGTTCCTCCCTGACGTTTTCGCTCACACTGTCGTTGATAGTCAACGAACCCGCTTGTCCGAATGTCTCTATACGGTTCGGATTCGGATCGAACGAATCTTCGTGATGCGCGGTAGCAAAACGTGGGGCTGTAACAGCATTTTCTGGTAGCATGCCAAACTCAACGAAATTGAGCAGCAAATTCATCGTCGCTTGATCTTGCAGATCACCACCCGCAACGCTGATGGCTAAAATCGGAGCACAGTCCTTAAGCACCAGTGTGGGTGTAAGCGTGATTCTCGGACGTTTTCCAGGCTGGATACAGTTCGGGTGTCCGGGAGTTGTGTTAAGGCTCCGTAGACGGTTGCCATAACTGACACCTGTAGGACCGACCATACCACCTGCGTGATAGACGTTAGCACTCGGTGTCGCAGCGACGACATTTCCCCAACGGTCAGCAACTGCACAGGTCGTCGTCCCACCTACGCCAGGCCGAAAGACACCGCCCGGTTTTAATGGTGCCATGTTATCCACATCGCCGGGTCTCACTTCGTGTGATGCTTTTTGCATATCAATAAGCGGTCGGCGGATCTCAGTGTAGGCATCGGAAAGCAGCTCAGTTAACGGAACATCTACAAACTCCGGATCGCCGTAGTAGGCATCGCGGTCAGCCATCGCCAGTTTGAGGGCTTCCGTAACCACATGCACATAGTCTGCCGAGGGGTTACCCATCGCTTTGAGATCGAAACCTTCCAGTAAACGCAATGCTTGGCAGAGATAAGGACCTTGCGTCCAGGTACCGCACTTGTGTACCGTATATCCTCGGTAGTCCACCGTTACCGGGTCTTCAACAAGCGTAACATGAGCAGCGAGGTCTGCCTTACGGAGAAATCCACCCTTGTCAATGTAGAAACCTTCCAAGGCATCGGCAATATCGGTATCAGCACCGTTTCGTCCATAGAAACGATCACTTGCTGCTTGGATTTTTTCCTCGCGGCTACCAGATGTTTTCTGTTCCGACGCAACCATCCGACGTAGCGTGACCGCCAAGTCAGAATGCCAGTCCGTCTCACCAGCATCAAGCAGAGCCAGCGTGGGGGCAACGATGTCTTCAAACGTCTTAGTGCCATACAACTTGAGTGTGGTCGTGCAGAGATCCACAACCGACGGCACCGGTGCCATTTTAATATCACCATTAGGGATACCATTCTCCATATACCAATCAATCGCGGTTTGCGAGAGTGGGGCACGTCCCTGTCCAGAGAGTGATTTCACTTCCTGCTTTTCCGCGTCAAAGATGAGAAGCGGCACCTCACCCCCGATAGAACAGGCACCGTGATCTGTAACGTTGAGCGCAAGGATCGTCCCCGCCGCTGCGTCTGCCGCATTTCCGCCCGCTTCCAGAATTTCAATTCCCGCCGCAACGGCTTTTGCCCCACCGGCAGCAACGGCTCCAGTCTTACTAACAGCATTCCATCCAATTTCTTGCGTGTTTGACATCAGTTTCTCCTCTCCTTTATCACCAGAAGTTGTGCTGATTTTCCAATCCCCAGTTTTGCTTTAAAGCATAGCATAAAATCGTATATGTGTAAATATTTTATCGCTTGAATAATGAACGGAACTCGGTTAAAATATTACTCAAACAGTGAATCAAGTACGTAAATAGTGCTCACACAGTTAGCCCGTAAATATGCGCAATAAGCCTAAAAGGAATTTGAATGCCTGAGATTTGTCGGTTTTTCGGTATCATAATACGAATGTATGTAGAGCCTCGAGCACCTCATCATCGGCCTCATTTCCACGCTTATTATCAAGAGGACGTTGGTGTCTATGCCATTGACAAGATTGAATTGATCGCTGGTCAACTTCCCAGACGACAGCACCGGCTGGTTAAAGCTTGGGCAGAGCTGCATCAGAGAGAATTG
Above is a genomic segment from Candidatus Poribacteria bacterium containing:
- a CDS encoding WD40 repeat domain-containing protein encodes the protein MKKRLFSNVLPYLFLSIVFLPLTFAADVIHWDLPEGAKTRLGKGSISEIAYSPDGRHLAVASSIGIWVYDTATNEEVALLTGHTDSVYSVSFSPDGTTIVSGSKDNTLRMWDINTGEHLKTLTGHTDWVNSVSFSPDGTTIASASEDDTVRVWDASTGEPLKTLTGHIDDVLSVSFSPDSRTLVSGSLDGTVRIWDTHTGEHLKMLTGHTAWVWSVSFSPDGTTVASASLDNTVRVWNAATGENLKTLMGHTGYVTGVSFSPDGTTIASGSRDATVRLWDVETGEHLKTLTGHKAWVWNMAFSPDGRTLVSGSDDDTLRIWDAETGKHLKTLTGHTGHVTGVSFSPDGTTIASASENAALRLWDAETGKLLKTLKGHTESVRSVSFSPDSRTLVSGSEDATVRLWDVATGKRLKTFRHMGAVCSVSFSPDGAIIVSGSEDATVRLWDAATGKRLKAVIGHRRDIYSVSFSPDGTTIVIGSENAALRLWDVATGKRLKTLKGHMKSVRSVSFSPDGTIIASGSEDATVRLWNANTGKLLKTLMEHRGSVRSVSFSPDSMTIVSGSEDDTLQVWDVETGKVLKTLIGHTGHVTGVSFSPNGSTIASGSEDGTVLLWDVHTR
- a CDS encoding gamma-glutamyltransferase, which translates into the protein MSNTQEIGWNAVSKTGAVAAGGAKAVAAGIEILEAGGNAADAAAGTILALNVTDHGACSIGGEVPLLIFDAEKQEVKSLSGQGRAPLSQTAIDWYMENGIPNGDIKMAPVPSVVDLCTTTLKLYGTKTFEDIVAPTLALLDAGETDWHSDLAVTLRRMVASEQKTSGSREEKIQAASDRFYGRNGADTDIADALEGFYIDKGGFLRKADLAAHVTLVEDPVTVDYRGYTVHKCGTWTQGPYLCQALRLLEGFDLKAMGNPSADYVHVVTEALKLAMADRDAYYGDPEFVDVPLTELLSDAYTEIRRPLIDMQKASHEVRPGDVDNMAPLKPGGVFRPGVGGTTTCAVADRWGNVVAATPSANVYHAGGMVGPTGVSYGNRLRSLNTTPGHPNCIQPGKRPRITLTPTLVLKDCAPILAISVAGGDLQDQATMNLLLNFVEFGMLPENAVTAPRFATAHHEDSFDPNPNRIETFGQAGSLTINDSVSENVREELGNRGHQLRAHGGAIAAPSMLHIDKENGTFYAAGDPAAGRHAAGLG
- a CDS encoding DUF4160 domain-containing protein, yielding MPEICRFFGIIIRMYVEPRAPHHRPHFHAYYQEDVGVYAIDKIELIAGQLPRRQHRLVKAWAELHQRELLADWERLQSGRIPLRIDPLQ